A region of Beijerinckia sp. 28-YEA-48 DNA encodes the following proteins:
- a CDS encoding TetR/AcrR family transcriptional regulator has translation MARPLNLEDHQARRQAILEAAKACFGRKGFHQTTTAEICAEAGISTGNLFHYFRSKKAIIAAIVEQQGDETKSHLEGLASAGDLYGALHGFFDFVIALAGEPDFANLALEIAAEASRDPEIGALVRQNDALLREGLTVLASEAIRRQQIAPGLDAAEVALGIAALIDGLFARVAIDPMFNAQGQRNTFLLMLERFLQPKAK, from the coding sequence ATGGCTCGCCCGCTCAATCTCGAAGACCATCAAGCCCGTCGCCAGGCGATCCTGGAGGCGGCGAAGGCGTGTTTCGGGCGGAAGGGTTTTCATCAGACGACGACGGCTGAGATCTGCGCCGAGGCTGGGATCAGCACCGGCAATCTGTTCCATTATTTCCGCTCCAAGAAAGCGATCATCGCCGCCATCGTCGAGCAGCAAGGCGACGAGACGAAGAGCCATCTGGAGGGCTTGGCGAGCGCGGGCGATCTCTACGGCGCGTTGCACGGCTTCTTCGACTTCGTCATTGCTTTGGCCGGCGAACCCGATTTTGCCAATTTGGCGTTGGAGATCGCGGCGGAAGCCAGTCGCGATCCCGAGATCGGCGCGCTCGTTCGACAGAATGATGCGCTCTTGCGCGAGGGCCTGACGGTGCTGGCCAGCGAGGCCATCAGGCGCCAGCAGATCGCGCCGGGTCTCGACGCGGCGGAGGTGGCGCTTGGCATAGCCGCCCTGATTGACGGCCTGTTCGCCCGCGTCGCCATCGACCCGATGTTCAATGCGCAAGGTCAGCGCAACACATTTCTGCTGATGCTCGAACGCTTTTTACAACCGAAGGCGAAGTAG
- a CDS encoding DUF418 domain-containing protein, with translation MPAPLPDPRILNVDGLRGFALLGILVVNITAFGSPFYGLDIADPIFADPFDKAMRLFIALLFETKFYLLFSFLFGYSFTLQMAAAERVGESIAPRMLRRVAGLWLIGLIHAVFLFRGDILTTYAVLGVILLYLRDDNDGPLLKLAAGLIAATVLLWAAFAVLDVFAPVGDDPIRMFDQAYQIQSAYVGTAREVIGQNISAMSSMWIILALLQAPCALAMFLLGLVAGRRQMLVRPQQHEPLLRGLTKLGFLIGLPGAILYALSGAFLTGTPWVIAGLAIGLATAPFLTGAYIALGLRLFQTSFGARIRAALAPAGQMALTNYLLQSLVCALIFYGYGLKLIGQLSPFIVFVIGLEIFIVQLLLSRWWLARYAYGPVEWLLRAATLAAWPRWRKPSAARAAPSV, from the coding sequence ATGCCTGCACCCCTGCCCGATCCGCGCATCCTGAACGTCGACGGGCTGCGCGGTTTTGCCTTGCTCGGCATTCTGGTCGTTAATATCACCGCCTTCGGTTCGCCCTTCTATGGGCTCGACATCGCCGATCCGATCTTCGCCGATCCGTTTGATAAGGCGATGCGCCTGTTCATTGCTTTGTTATTTGAGACCAAGTTCTATCTCTTGTTCTCCTTCCTCTTTGGATACAGTTTCACATTGCAGATGGCTGCTGCAGAGCGCGTCGGCGAAAGCATCGCACCGCGCATGCTGCGCCGTGTCGCCGGCCTCTGGCTTATCGGCCTCATCCATGCGGTGTTTCTGTTTCGCGGCGACATCCTCACCACCTATGCGGTGCTGGGTGTGATCCTGCTCTATCTGCGCGATGACAACGATGGGCCGTTGCTCAAGCTCGCCGCCGGCCTGATTGCCGCGACTGTTCTGCTCTGGGCGGCATTCGCCGTGCTCGATGTGTTTGCGCCCGTGGGCGACGATCCGATCAGGATGTTCGACCAGGCCTATCAGATCCAGTCGGCCTATGTGGGCACGGCGCGCGAGGTGATTGGCCAGAATATCAGCGCCATGTCATCCATGTGGATCATTCTGGCGCTGCTGCAGGCGCCCTGCGCGCTAGCCATGTTTCTCCTTGGCCTGGTTGCCGGACGGCGACAGATGTTGGTGCGGCCGCAGCAGCACGAGCCGTTGCTGCGTGGCCTGACGAAACTGGGTTTTCTCATCGGCCTGCCTGGTGCGATCCTCTATGCGCTGAGTGGCGCCTTTCTCACCGGCACACCCTGGGTCATTGCCGGCCTGGCGATCGGCCTCGCCACAGCGCCATTCCTCACCGGCGCTTATATCGCGCTTGGCCTGCGGCTGTTCCAAACGTCGTTTGGTGCGCGCATTCGCGCCGCGCTCGCGCCTGCCGGCCAGATGGCGCTGACAAACTATCTTCTGCAGTCGCTTGTCTGCGCGCTGATTTTCTACGGTTACGGTCTCAAGCTGATCGGCCAGCTCTCGCCCTTCATCGTCTTCGTCATCGGGCTGGAGATTTTTATCGTGCAGCTCCTGCTTTCACGCTGGTGGCTGGCGCGCTACGCTTACGGGCCGGTCGAATGGTTGCTGCGCGCCGCCACGCTGGCGGCATGGCCACGTTGGCGCAAACCGTCCGCAGCACGTGCGGCGCCGAGTGTCTGA
- a CDS encoding TetR/AcrR family transcriptional regulator, with product MNEAEDHRVRVAAERRARMRLRLLQAVLDTCATQTEGGLPALDEVAARATVSKATFYKYFTSVEEAVDEVGRNQVDEMIHTLMALFDGPETPFFRMTVAIQLFLLRGVLTPAWAAFASRPDTLAYDNILLRGITTHLEASREAGILHFTDAEAAATIAIGTLREAMGHLARRNGDIRREYVEEVEVMILRAIGMELDAARKAVRDAVVFIRGIGPDRLAWWRDPWTAGSGGEASRRPALLKPA from the coding sequence ATGAATGAAGCTGAAGATCATCGCGTTCGGGTCGCTGCGGAACGGCGCGCCCGCATGCGGCTTCGCCTCCTGCAAGCGGTGCTCGACACATGCGCCACGCAAACCGAGGGCGGGTTGCCGGCCCTGGACGAGGTCGCTGCGCGCGCAACCGTCTCCAAGGCTACATTCTACAAATATTTCACCTCCGTTGAGGAAGCGGTCGACGAGGTCGGCCGCAACCAGGTGGATGAAATGATCCACACGCTCATGGCGTTGTTCGACGGCCCTGAGACACCGTTCTTTCGCATGACTGTCGCTATTCAGCTCTTTCTTCTGCGCGGTGTGCTGACGCCAGCCTGGGCCGCGTTCGCCTCGCGACCGGACACGCTTGCCTATGACAACATCTTGTTGCGGGGCATTACGACTCATCTTGAGGCCTCGCGCGAAGCCGGCATCCTCCATTTCACCGACGCGGAAGCCGCCGCGACGATTGCGATTGGAACCTTGCGGGAAGCGATGGGCCATCTGGCGCGTCGCAACGGCGATATCAGGCGCGAATATGTCGAGGAAGTGGAGGTCATGATCCTCCGCGCGATTGGTATGGAACTCGACGCCGCGCGCAAGGCGGTGCGCGATGCGGTCGTGTTCATCCGCGGCATCGGGCCGGACCGTCTCGCCTGGTGGCGAGACCCCTGGACGGCTGGCAGCGGTGGTGAGGCCAGCCGCCGCCCCGCTCTGCTCAAACCGGCATGA